One genomic window of Nakamurella panacisegetis includes the following:
- a CDS encoding TerC family protein: protein MTVPLWAWAAFGAVVLIMLAVDLLVHRGAHVIKFKEAAIWSAVWVGLSLAFAGVIWATLGSDPAVDFTTAWLLEKSLSVDNLFVFALIFGYFKVPREYQHRVLFFGVIGALVFRGIFLAAGVAIVSTFTAVLFVFGAILIYSAIKLLKDDDESMDPGKSLAVRLLRKVVPVRDEYAGTKFFVKEAGKRIATPLLAVVVAIEAADLIFAVDSVPAVLAVSDNTFIIYSSNAFAILGLRALYFLLAGMLKKFHHLGKGLAFILAFIGVKLFLQAGHKVISQSIPEIPSLVSLGVIVVALAVSIFASLKFPAAEEDEDGTESVPAEIDDPTEAPSSRCTHERVAAGITAGGESMADHPHSDRGPDLRKDPESSAV, encoded by the coding sequence GTGACCGTTCCCCTCTGGGCCTGGGCCGCATTCGGCGCCGTGGTCCTCATCATGCTGGCGGTGGACCTGCTCGTCCACCGCGGCGCCCATGTCATCAAATTCAAGGAAGCCGCAATCTGGAGTGCGGTCTGGGTGGGCTTGTCGCTGGCCTTCGCCGGCGTCATCTGGGCCACGCTCGGCAGTGACCCGGCCGTCGACTTCACCACCGCATGGCTGCTCGAGAAGTCCCTGAGCGTGGACAACCTGTTCGTCTTCGCGCTGATCTTCGGGTACTTCAAGGTCCCCCGCGAGTATCAGCACCGGGTGTTGTTCTTCGGTGTCATCGGCGCCCTGGTCTTCCGCGGCATCTTCCTGGCCGCCGGAGTGGCCATCGTTTCCACCTTCACCGCCGTGCTGTTCGTCTTCGGCGCCATCCTGATCTACAGCGCCATCAAGTTGCTCAAGGACGACGACGAGTCGATGGACCCCGGCAAGAGCCTGGCGGTGCGATTGCTCCGCAAGGTGGTCCCGGTTCGCGACGAGTACGCCGGAACCAAGTTCTTCGTGAAGGAAGCCGGCAAGCGCATCGCCACCCCGCTGCTCGCCGTGGTGGTGGCGATCGAGGCGGCCGACCTGATCTTCGCCGTCGACAGCGTTCCGGCCGTCCTGGCGGTCAGCGACAACACCTTCATCATCTACTCCAGCAACGCATTTGCCATCCTGGGCCTGCGGGCCCTGTACTTCCTGCTGGCCGGCATGCTGAAGAAGTTCCACCATCTCGGGAAGGGCCTGGCCTTCATTCTCGCCTTCATCGGGGTGAAGTTGTTCCTGCAGGCCGGACACAAGGTCATCTCGCAGTCCATCCCCGAGATCCCGTCGCTGGTCTCGCTGGGCGTCATCGTGGTCGCCCTGGCCGTCTCGATCTTCGCGTCGCTGAAGTTCCCGGCCGCCGAGGAGGACGAGGACGGCACCGAGTCGGTCCCGGCCGAGATCGATGACCCGACCGAGGCTCCGTCGAGCCGGTGCACTCACGAGCGGGTCGCCGCCGGGATCACCGCGGGCGGCGAGTCGATGGCCGATCACCCGCACTCCGATCGCGGCCCCGACCTCCGGAAGGACCCGGAGAGCAGCGCCGTCTGA
- a CDS encoding TetR family transcriptional regulator, with amino-acid sequence MAWDTEQTRSRLRDAAVVDFAAHGFAGATTDRIAKTAGVNKERLYAYFGDKERLWSTVITAELESLAAAVPLTEESLRDIGTFAGALYDYHASHPHLARLLQWEELRGQRTALDPPTTAHYRRKVEVFARAQRSGTINPDVDPGMLMFSLIALAAWWQTAPRLAEMITGATPSAREHQRRRAFVAEAARRLGEPSH; translated from the coding sequence ATGGCGTGGGACACGGAACAGACCAGAAGCCGGTTGCGTGACGCCGCCGTGGTGGACTTCGCGGCCCATGGCTTCGCCGGGGCGACGACGGATCGGATAGCCAAGACCGCAGGAGTCAACAAGGAGAGGTTGTACGCCTACTTCGGCGACAAGGAGCGCTTGTGGTCGACGGTCATCACTGCGGAACTGGAGAGTCTGGCCGCGGCCGTACCCCTCACCGAGGAGTCATTGCGCGACATCGGGACGTTTGCCGGAGCGTTGTACGACTACCACGCGAGCCATCCGCATCTGGCCCGGCTGTTGCAGTGGGAGGAGCTGCGCGGGCAGCGCACCGCGCTTGACCCGCCGACGACGGCCCACTATCGCCGGAAGGTGGAGGTATTCGCCCGGGCGCAGCGAAGCGGCACGATCAATCCAGACGTGGACCCCGGGATGCTGATGTTCTCGCTGATCGCCTTGGCCGCCTGGTGGCAGACCGCTCCGCGGCTGGCCGAGATGATCACCGGGGCAACACCTTCCGCCCGGGAACACCAGCGACGTCGGGCGTTCGTGGCCGAAGCGGCCCGTCGATTGGGAGAGCCCAGCCACTGA
- a CDS encoding SDR family NAD(P)-dependent oxidoreductase — MTSLPAELPDVDHAFGQEAVALVTGATSGIGLEVARQLIDRGLTVHIGARDVRKGRSIAKELGGAAHALQLDVTDAESIAAAARELPTLDILVNNAGVNPGNDDITAAGIEQFRTAYETNVFGLVAVTQAMLPLLNRSAHPRIVNISSGTGSLTWTSGPNPQFDWESVKGGGLAYRSSKTAVNALTLMTSQALGGRFKVNALAPGRRRTNLVPGITGGGDPAEAAAAAVRLALLPEDGPTGGMWSWDGSLVPW, encoded by the coding sequence ATGACGAGCCTGCCCGCTGAACTGCCCGACGTCGATCACGCCTTCGGCCAGGAAGCTGTCGCCCTGGTGACGGGCGCGACGAGCGGAATCGGACTGGAAGTCGCCCGCCAGTTGATCGATCGCGGCCTCACGGTTCACATCGGTGCGCGCGATGTGCGAAAAGGTCGGTCGATCGCCAAGGAGTTGGGCGGGGCTGCCCATGCGCTCCAGCTGGACGTCACTGACGCCGAATCGATCGCCGCCGCCGCCCGGGAGCTGCCCACGCTGGACATCCTGGTCAACAATGCCGGCGTCAATCCCGGGAACGACGACATCACCGCGGCCGGCATCGAGCAGTTCCGGACGGCCTACGAGACCAATGTCTTCGGACTCGTCGCAGTCACCCAAGCAATGCTGCCGTTGCTGAATCGGTCAGCGCATCCCCGCATCGTCAACATTTCCAGCGGCACCGGCTCACTCACGTGGACCTCCGGCCCCAACCCGCAGTTCGACTGGGAATCCGTGAAAGGTGGAGGGCTGGCCTACCGCTCGTCCAAGACGGCCGTCAACGCTCTCACTCTGATGACGTCGCAGGCGCTGGGTGGGCGCTTCAAGGTCAACGCCCTGGCCCCGGGTCGTCGCCGAACAAACCTGGTTCCCGGGATCACGGGCGGCGGCGACCCGGCCGAGGCGGCCGCGGCCGCCGTCCGACTCGCCCTGCTACCGGAGGACGGGCCGACCGGAGGAATGTGGTCTTGGGACGGTTCGCTCGTCCCGTGGTGA
- a CDS encoding winged helix-turn-helix transcriptional regulator, with product MNETLSQVLSVVGDRWALLAVREISLGLRRFDEIQAATGAPRQVLTDRLQRLGGAGILETRAYRIPGQRARNEYMLTEAGVDLIPVLSALSDWGERHLGSDVSPEIVYRHSGCGGRVTATLQCECGERADHHRRLVAEVNR from the coding sequence GTGAACGAGACGCTGTCGCAGGTGCTGTCCGTCGTCGGCGATCGCTGGGCTCTGCTGGCCGTCCGGGAGATCTCTTTGGGTCTCCGCCGTTTCGACGAGATCCAGGCCGCAACGGGCGCGCCCCGGCAGGTGCTCACGGACCGCCTGCAGCGCCTGGGCGGCGCCGGGATCCTCGAGACGAGGGCCTACCGGATTCCGGGTCAGCGGGCCCGGAACGAGTACATGCTGACCGAGGCCGGCGTCGACCTCATCCCCGTCCTGTCCGCTCTGTCCGATTGGGGAGAGAGACATCTCGGGTCGGATGTGAGCCCGGAGATCGTCTACCGACACAGCGGCTGCGGGGGCCGGGTCACCGCGACCCTGCAGTGCGAGTGCGGCGAACGAGCCGACCACCACCGCCGCCTGGTCGCGGAGGTCAATCGCTGA
- a CDS encoding thioredoxin family protein: MSLPHITDDRFDDAVLNSALPVLVEFTADWCPPCKMIAPVLGQIALENRDRLAVVAMDVDAEPRTALGYQVLGMPTLALFVNGELVAQAVGAKPKSAILRWLEPHLATVAAR; the protein is encoded by the coding sequence GTGTCCCTGCCGCACATCACCGACGACCGCTTCGACGACGCCGTGCTGAACAGCGCGCTCCCGGTCCTGGTCGAATTCACCGCCGACTGGTGCCCGCCGTGCAAGATGATCGCCCCGGTTCTGGGCCAGATCGCCCTCGAGAACCGGGACCGGCTCGCCGTGGTGGCCATGGACGTCGACGCGGAGCCGAGAACGGCTCTGGGGTACCAGGTTCTGGGCATGCCCACCCTGGCACTATTTGTGAACGGCGAGCTGGTGGCCCAGGCGGTCGGCGCCAAACCGAAGTCGGCGATCCTGCGCTGGCTGGAACCGCACCTGGCGACCGTCGCCGCCCGGTAA
- a CDS encoding M13 family metallopeptidase yields MTSSAEDAPPRVQDDLFRHVNGSWLDRESIPADQSIYGAFHEMRDQSEAVCREIVEEAAAVPGLDTGSPGQLIGDLYASFMDVEAVERAGVEPLTAHLRQIAAVGDRVEFVRLLGRLRRDGVPGVFGFGVDTDPDQPDRYTLVFFQGGLGLPDESYYRDEQYADIRIAYRAHVETMLGLAGVDDPGGRTESVIQLETELAGGHWDRVRSRDRSLTHNPMDAAALAQLLSPELLEAWLDGLEAPGSVVDHVVVMQPPFLTLVGQLLTEERLEQWKNWLTWRAVRAAATLLPEAFVDENFAFYGRTLSGTPELRPRWKRGIGLVESAVGEALGALYVARTFPPESKARMDRLVEYLLQAYRERITALPWMGADTKVKALEKLSAFTPKVGYPPKFRDYAGLRIVRDDLIGNSRRSEAVELDRELAKIGAPVDRDEWFMTPQTVNAYYNPGMNEIVFPAAILHPPFFDATADDATNFGAIGAVIGHEIGHGFDDQGSKYDGTGALKDWWTTQDRTAFEALTGRLIDQYSSLSPEGAQGRFVNGAMTIGENIGDLGGLGIAYQAWLLSLDGEVPEPIEGQTGAQRLFLNWARAWRAKTRPEEVARRLAVDPHSPPEFRCNQVARNLDEFYEAFGVGPADKMWLDPAERVRIW; encoded by the coding sequence ATGACGAGCAGCGCCGAAGACGCCCCTCCAAGAGTGCAGGACGACCTGTTCCGCCACGTCAACGGGTCCTGGTTGGACCGGGAGTCGATCCCGGCCGACCAGTCGATCTACGGCGCGTTCCACGAGATGCGCGATCAGTCCGAAGCGGTGTGTCGCGAGATCGTCGAGGAGGCGGCGGCCGTACCCGGGCTCGACACCGGCTCACCCGGGCAGCTGATCGGGGACCTGTACGCGAGCTTCATGGACGTGGAGGCGGTCGAGCGGGCGGGCGTCGAGCCGTTGACGGCTCACCTGCGGCAGATCGCCGCCGTCGGGGACCGGGTCGAGTTCGTCCGGCTGCTCGGGCGCCTGCGACGGGACGGAGTGCCGGGCGTGTTCGGCTTCGGCGTGGACACCGACCCCGATCAGCCGGACCGGTACACCCTGGTGTTCTTCCAGGGCGGCCTCGGCCTGCCCGACGAGTCGTACTACCGCGACGAGCAGTACGCCGACATCCGGATCGCCTACCGCGCCCACGTGGAGACCATGCTCGGCTTGGCCGGGGTGGACGACCCGGGCGGACGGACGGAATCGGTGATCCAACTGGAGACGGAACTGGCTGGAGGGCACTGGGATCGGGTACGCAGCCGGGATCGTTCGCTCACGCACAACCCGATGGATGCGGCCGCCCTGGCTCAGCTGCTCTCGCCGGAGTTGCTGGAGGCCTGGCTGGACGGGCTGGAGGCCCCAGGCTCGGTGGTGGATCATGTCGTGGTCATGCAACCGCCCTTCCTGACTCTCGTCGGGCAGCTCCTGACGGAGGAGCGACTCGAGCAATGGAAGAACTGGCTGACCTGGCGGGCCGTCCGGGCGGCGGCGACCTTGTTGCCGGAGGCCTTCGTCGACGAGAACTTCGCGTTCTACGGCCGGACCCTGTCCGGAACCCCCGAACTGCGGCCTCGCTGGAAGCGCGGCATCGGCCTGGTCGAATCAGCCGTCGGCGAGGCCCTCGGTGCCCTCTACGTGGCGCGGACGTTCCCGCCGGAGTCCAAGGCCCGGATGGACCGGCTGGTCGAGTACCTGCTGCAGGCCTACCGGGAGCGGATCACGGCGTTGCCCTGGATGGGCGCCGACACCAAGGTCAAGGCCCTGGAGAAGCTCTCGGCGTTCACCCCCAAGGTCGGCTATCCGCCGAAGTTCCGCGACTACGCCGGACTGCGGATCGTCCGGGACGACCTGATCGGGAATTCCCGCCGATCCGAAGCCGTCGAACTGGACCGGGAGCTGGCCAAGATCGGCGCACCGGTCGACCGCGACGAATGGTTCATGACGCCGCAGACCGTGAATGCCTACTACAACCCGGGGATGAACGAGATCGTCTTCCCGGCCGCCATTCTGCATCCGCCGTTCTTCGACGCGACCGCCGACGATGCCACCAATTTCGGCGCCATCGGGGCCGTCATCGGCCACGAGATCGGGCACGGGTTCGACGACCAGGGTTCCAAGTACGACGGCACCGGGGCGCTCAAGGACTGGTGGACGACGCAGGACCGCACGGCGTTCGAGGCTCTGACCGGCCGGTTGATCGACCAGTACTCGTCATTGTCGCCGGAGGGGGCCCAGGGACGATTCGTGAACGGCGCCATGACGATCGGGGAGAACATCGGCGACCTGGGCGGCCTCGGGATCGCCTACCAGGCGTGGCTGCTGTCCCTGGACGGCGAGGTTCCCGAGCCGATCGAGGGCCAGACCGGCGCGCAGCGGCTCTTCCTCAACTGGGCGCGCGCCTGGCGGGCGAAGACCCGACCGGAGGAGGTGGCGCGCCGCCTGGCCGTTGATCCGCATTCCCCGCCGGAGTTCCGCTGCAACCAGGTGGCCCGCAACCTGGACGAGTTCTACGAGGCCTTCGGCGTCGGTCCGGCGGACAAGATGTGGCTGGACCCCGCGGAACGGGTGCGGATCTGGTGA
- a CDS encoding NAD-dependent epimerase/dehydratase family protein, translating into MKHIAVTGGSGKLGRVVVAHLADQGYSVVNLDRTPGPDPRVQYVKVDFTDHGQTLEALHATNDRYDHIDAVVHLAAIPAPGLTTNTATFDNNILSTHHVFAAARTAGIKRIVWASSETVLGLPMGPDTPPPYLPVDEEYHPRPESSYSLSKTLEEEMALQFCRWDPELTMIGLRFSNVMAPADYAAFPSFDADPSLRQWNAWGYIDARDGAQAVRLALESDLTGREIFVIANADTVMSRSSASLAAEVFPGVPVRKQLTEHETLLSIDKARRLLGFDPQFSWRREV; encoded by the coding sequence ATGAAGCACATCGCCGTGACCGGGGGCAGTGGAAAACTGGGCCGCGTGGTGGTGGCCCACCTCGCTGACCAGGGATATTCCGTGGTCAACCTGGATCGCACGCCCGGGCCCGACCCGAGGGTGCAGTACGTGAAGGTGGACTTCACCGACCACGGGCAGACCCTCGAGGCCCTGCACGCCACCAACGACCGGTACGACCACATCGACGCCGTCGTGCACCTGGCGGCCATCCCGGCGCCCGGGCTGACCACGAACACGGCGACCTTCGACAACAACATCCTGAGCACCCACCACGTGTTCGCCGCGGCCCGGACGGCCGGCATCAAACGGATCGTCTGGGCGTCCAGCGAGACGGTGCTCGGCCTGCCGATGGGCCCGGACACCCCGCCGCCCTACCTCCCGGTCGACGAGGAGTACCACCCGCGGCCGGAATCGTCGTACTCGCTGTCCAAGACCCTCGAGGAGGAGATGGCGCTGCAGTTCTGCCGGTGGGATCCGGAGTTGACGATGATCGGGCTGCGCTTCTCCAACGTGATGGCGCCGGCCGACTACGCGGCGTTCCCGTCCTTCGACGCCGACCCGAGCCTGCGCCAGTGGAACGCCTGGGGCTACATCGACGCCCGCGACGGGGCACAGGCGGTGCGGCTCGCGCTCGAGTCCGACCTGACCGGCCGGGAGATCTTCGTCATCGCCAATGCCGACACCGTCATGTCGCGGTCGAGTGCCTCGTTGGCGGCCGAGGTGTTTCCGGGCGTGCCGGTGCGCAAGCAGCTGACCGAGCACGAAACGCTGCTGTCGATCGACAAGGCGCGTCGCCTGCTCGGGTTCGACCCGCAGTTCAGCTGGCGTCGGGAGGTATGA
- a CDS encoding glutathione S-transferase family protein: MAEQGGPADLSTKGAYVSGGKEFQRDTNYITTRITADGRDGYPVEPGRYRLVVARACPWANRAIIVRRLLGLEDVLSMGICGPTHDRRSWTFDLDPGGVDPVLGIERIQDAYFARFPGYERGITVPAIVDVPTGQVVTNDYPQITLDLSTQWKQFHRPGAPDLYPEHLRAEIDEVAHRVFTEVNNGVYRCGFAGSQRAYELAYQRLFTALDWLTERLTNQRYLVGDTITEADVRLFTTLARFDPVYHGHFKCNREKLTEMPVLWAYARDLFQTPGFGDTIDFDHIKKHYYVVHTDINPTQIVPSGPDLANWLDPHGRESLGGRPFGDGTPPGPPIPSEVVPAAHGPLGDASRR, translated from the coding sequence ATGGCAGAACAGGGCGGGCCCGCGGATCTGAGCACCAAGGGTGCATACGTGTCCGGGGGCAAGGAGTTCCAGCGCGACACGAACTACATCACCACCCGCATCACGGCCGACGGCCGTGACGGGTACCCGGTGGAGCCGGGCCGCTACCGACTGGTGGTGGCCCGGGCCTGCCCCTGGGCCAACCGGGCGATCATCGTGCGCCGTCTCCTTGGCCTGGAGGACGTCTTGTCGATGGGCATCTGTGGTCCGACGCACGACCGCCGGAGCTGGACCTTCGATCTGGACCCGGGCGGAGTCGACCCGGTGCTCGGTATCGAGCGCATCCAGGACGCGTACTTCGCCCGGTTCCCCGGGTACGAGCGCGGAATCACCGTGCCGGCCATCGTCGACGTCCCGACCGGTCAGGTCGTGACCAACGACTACCCGCAGATCACGCTCGACCTGTCGACGCAGTGGAAGCAGTTTCACCGCCCGGGAGCGCCCGACCTGTACCCGGAACATCTGCGGGCGGAGATCGACGAGGTCGCCCACCGGGTCTTCACCGAGGTGAACAACGGCGTCTACCGCTGCGGGTTCGCCGGCAGCCAGCGGGCCTACGAGCTGGCCTACCAGCGGCTGTTCACCGCGCTCGACTGGCTGACCGAGCGACTGACGAACCAGCGATATCTGGTGGGCGACACCATCACCGAGGCCGACGTCCGGTTGTTCACCACGCTGGCCCGGTTCGACCCCGTCTACCACGGGCATTTCAAGTGCAACCGCGAGAAGCTGACCGAGATGCCGGTGCTCTGGGCCTATGCCCGGGATCTGTTCCAAACGCCCGGGTTCGGTGACACCATCGATTTCGACCACATCAAGAAGCACTACTACGTCGTGCACACGGACATCAATCCGACCCAGATCGTCCCCTCCGGCCCGGATCTGGCGAACTGGCTGGATCCGCACGGACGAGAGTCACTCGGCGGCCGGCCGTTCGGTGACGGCACGCCGCCCGGGCCACCGATTCCGTCCGAAGTGGTGCCGGCGGCCCACGGTCCGTTGGGAGACGCTTCTCGGCGGTGA
- a CDS encoding dihydrolipoyl dehydrogenase family protein, whose protein sequence is MPDNSNSTPTDTWDVVVIGGAPPGENVAQYATQGSDRTAVIIEKELVGGECSFWACMPSKALLRPISVLDNARNLPGVQSLVGDHSLDNAAVLRRRDEIVHHHDDTSQVDWATGVGIDVVRGHARLAGERTVEVTAADGSVRTIHARLAVVLDTGTTATVPPIPGLREARPWISRDATNMHEIPRRIAIIGGGVVACEAATWLAGMGVQVTIIGSAPKLLARNEEFAGDLVADNFRAKGMTVHLNARVDAVSRPQVNDAGEGLIHGGEVTVTFGDSSVTVDEVLVAAGRTPASRDIGLETIGSVAEAAAAHRGFVTVDKHFGVEGVDGDWLYAIGDLNGKALLTHMGKYQARICGAVIAARAEGRDVQTPWTTDSGDDVVPQVTFTDPEVASVGLTEAAARAAGLTVRGVEYDLSWLAGTSLQRDNYVGRAKIVVDEDTHALLGATFVGPDVSDLLHAATVAIVGKVTLEQLWHAVPSYPTVSEIWLRLLETYFNPPSS, encoded by the coding sequence ATGCCGGACAACTCGAACTCCACTCCGACCGATACCTGGGACGTCGTCGTCATCGGCGGCGCCCCGCCCGGCGAGAACGTGGCCCAGTACGCCACCCAGGGCAGCGACCGCACGGCCGTCATCATCGAGAAGGAACTCGTCGGTGGCGAGTGTTCGTTCTGGGCCTGCATGCCGAGCAAGGCCCTGTTGCGGCCGATCTCGGTGCTGGACAACGCGCGCAACCTGCCCGGGGTGCAGAGTCTGGTCGGCGACCACTCGTTGGACAACGCGGCTGTACTGCGGCGACGGGACGAGATCGTGCATCATCACGACGACACGTCCCAGGTGGACTGGGCGACCGGGGTGGGGATCGACGTGGTCCGCGGGCACGCCCGGCTGGCCGGCGAGCGCACTGTCGAGGTGACCGCGGCCGACGGCTCGGTGCGGACCATCCACGCCCGGCTGGCCGTGGTGCTCGACACCGGTACCACGGCAACGGTTCCGCCCATCCCCGGACTCCGCGAGGCGCGACCGTGGATCTCGCGCGACGCGACCAACATGCACGAGATCCCACGACGGATCGCGATCATCGGGGGCGGCGTGGTGGCCTGCGAGGCGGCGACCTGGTTGGCCGGGATGGGGGTGCAGGTGACGATCATCGGATCGGCACCGAAGCTGCTGGCCCGCAACGAGGAGTTCGCCGGCGACCTGGTCGCCGACAACTTCCGGGCGAAGGGTATGACGGTCCATCTGAACGCCAGGGTCGATGCCGTGTCCCGGCCGCAGGTCAATGACGCCGGCGAGGGTCTGATCCACGGCGGCGAGGTGACAGTGACCTTCGGGGACTCGTCGGTGACGGTCGACGAGGTGCTGGTGGCGGCCGGACGGACCCCGGCCAGTCGCGACATCGGCCTGGAGACGATCGGCTCGGTGGCCGAAGCGGCCGCCGCCCATCGCGGGTTCGTCACGGTGGACAAGCACTTCGGCGTCGAAGGTGTGGACGGCGACTGGCTGTACGCGATCGGCGACCTCAACGGCAAGGCCCTGCTCACGCACATGGGGAAGTACCAGGCGCGGATCTGCGGCGCCGTGATCGCGGCCAGGGCGGAAGGACGTGACGTCCAGACGCCGTGGACCACCGACAGCGGTGACGACGTCGTGCCGCAGGTGACGTTCACCGACCCGGAGGTGGCGTCGGTGGGTCTGACCGAGGCCGCCGCCCGCGCCGCCGGACTGACCGTCCGCGGCGTGGAATACGACCTGTCGTGGCTGGCCGGTACGTCCCTGCAGCGGGACAACTACGTCGGGCGAGCCAAGATCGTCGTGGACGAGGACACCCACGCCCTTCTCGGCGCCACCTTCGTCGGCCCTGACGTCTCCGACCTGCTGCACGCCGCGACCGTGGCCATCGTGGGAAAGGTGACGCTGGAACAACTCTGGCACGCCGTGCCCTCGTATCCGACCGTCAGCGAGATCTGGCTGCGTCTCCTCGAGACCTACTTCAACCCGCCGTCGTCCTGA
- a CDS encoding aldo/keto reductase family protein, translating to MEFRYLGNSGLKISAITYGNWLTHGSQVENDIANQCVRAALDSGITSFDTADVYANGAAESVLGAALKGERRESLEIFTKVYWPTGPKGHNDVGLSRKHIAESINGSLTRLQTDYVDLYQAHRFDTETPLEETMQAFAQVVRQGKALYIGVSEWTADQLRAGHALAAELGIQLISSQPQYSMLWRVIEDEVVPASRELGVSQIVWSPIAQGVLTGKYKPGQPLPAGSRATDAKGGADMIKRFMTDDVLTRVQALAPIAADLDLTMAQLAVAWVLSNDNVAAALVGASRPEQVGENVKASGVTLSPDVLGRIDEALGDVVVRDPGMTTVTAPQVRPV from the coding sequence ATGGAATTCAGATACCTCGGAAACTCAGGACTCAAGATCTCGGCCATCACCTACGGGAACTGGCTGACCCACGGATCGCAGGTCGAGAACGACATCGCCAACCAGTGCGTGCGCGCTGCCCTCGATTCCGGCATCACCAGCTTCGACACGGCCGACGTGTACGCCAACGGCGCGGCCGAGTCCGTACTCGGCGCGGCGCTCAAGGGTGAACGCCGCGAATCGCTGGAGATCTTCACCAAGGTCTACTGGCCGACCGGACCCAAGGGCCACAACGACGTGGGACTGTCCCGCAAGCACATCGCCGAGTCGATCAACGGCTCACTGACCCGGCTGCAGACCGACTACGTCGACCTCTACCAGGCGCACCGGTTCGACACCGAGACGCCGCTGGAGGAGACCATGCAGGCCTTCGCGCAGGTGGTGCGGCAGGGAAAGGCGCTCTACATCGGGGTCAGCGAGTGGACCGCCGACCAGCTCCGCGCCGGGCATGCCCTGGCCGCGGAGCTCGGGATCCAGCTCATCTCCAGCCAGCCTCAGTACTCCATGCTGTGGCGGGTGATCGAGGACGAGGTGGTACCGGCCTCACGCGAGCTCGGCGTGTCGCAGATCGTCTGGTCCCCGATCGCCCAGGGGGTGCTGACCGGCAAGTACAAGCCGGGTCAGCCGTTGCCCGCCGGATCGCGCGCCACCGACGCCAAGGGCGGGGCGGACATGATCAAGCGCTTCATGACCGACGACGTGCTCACCCGCGTGCAGGCGCTGGCCCCGATCGCGGCCGACCTGGACCTGACCATGGCTCAGCTCGCGGTCGCCTGGGTGCTGAGCAACGACAACGTGGCCGCCGCACTGGTCGGTGCGTCGCGGCCGGAGCAGGTCGGCGAGAACGTCAAGGCCTCCGGCGTGACGCTGTCGCCCGACGTGCTGGGCCGGATCGACGAGGCGCTGGGTGACGTCGTCGTGCGTGACCCGGGCATGACCACCGTGACCGCTCCCCAGGTCCGTCCGGTCTGA
- a CDS encoding DUF1003 domain-containing protein, whose product MIIVGPKTSSNTLSVPKVRARRTMATFMDGESFGTLSERFARYMGTSKFIVQMSVFILVWFAWNTLTPKGFRFDPYTFTFLTLLLSLQASYAAPLILLAQNRQDDRDRSEAKIDRARAEMDTEVNSHIARELSDVRNRLNDLTLDISQQRSGKGSPKDVSKRLDRIETAIAALVAQSAPPTAKIAVKAR is encoded by the coding sequence GTGATCATCGTGGGACCCAAGACCTCTTCCAACACTCTGTCCGTACCGAAGGTCCGTGCCCGGCGCACCATGGCCACGTTCATGGACGGCGAATCGTTCGGCACCCTGAGCGAGCGGTTCGCCCGGTACATGGGTACGTCGAAGTTCATCGTGCAGATGTCGGTGTTCATCCTCGTCTGGTTCGCGTGGAACACCCTGACTCCCAAAGGATTCCGCTTCGACCCCTACACGTTCACCTTCCTGACGCTGCTGCTGAGCCTGCAGGCGTCCTACGCCGCGCCGCTGATCCTGCTGGCCCAGAACCGGCAGGACGACCGGGATCGGTCCGAGGCGAAGATCGACCGGGCCCGAGCGGAGATGGACACCGAGGTGAACTCACACATCGCCCGGGAGCTGTCGGACGTCCGGAACCGGTTGAACGACCTGACCCTGGACATCAGCCAGCAGCGGTCCGGCAAGGGCTCACCGAAGGACGTCAGCAAGCGGTTGGACCGGATCGAGACGGCGATCGCCGCTCTGGTGGCCCAGAGCGCGCCGCCGACGGCCAAGATTGCGGTCAAGGCGAGGTGA